CTGTAGTGTCCACCCCCGGCGGTCCTCTCCCTGTTCTCCTACGCTGACAGACCCTGTGCCACCTGGCGACTTCCTGTTTTCATGGCCATGGCAGGCTATTTTGGTTCTTCCATGTGTAGGACATGGGTGATGCACGAAGAGGAGGACGAAGATGATTTTCATTTgattgatgatgatgagtacttgGAGGCAGTGCAATTATTGGAGCTCGAGAATGCTGGATCCTCTCGTCGTATCCGTCGCTCGGATGCTCCACCAAAGCAGATACGACAAAGGGATCATGCTTACGGGGATGTGAGGATCCGTGCTGACTACTTTGGTCCCAATCCTGTTTACTCAGCGTTCCAGTTCCGTCGACGGTGTGTTTGTAGAATCTGCTAGTCACGGATTACATTATTCATATATTTGCACCACATTGAGAGACATTATCTTTATGTGCAGGTTTCGAATGCGCGCCCATGTGTTTGAGCGGCTTGTCGAAGCCATTGAAGCTGCAGACTCGTACTTCAAGCAAAAGGAGGATGCCATTGGCCGTCTTGGGCTCACTGGTTTGCAAAAGGCAGTTGCTGCTATTCGCATTCTGGCATATGGTCTACCTGTTGATGCTGTTGATGAGTATGTCCGCATTGGTGAGTCAACTGCTCGTAAGGCTCTGCACCATTTTTGTCGGGCTATCATTTCTGTATTCGGGGAGTACTACCTACGTGCTTCGAACGCAGAAGATGTAACAAGGCTGCTGAAAATTGGAGAGGAATGTGGATTTTCGGGAATGTTGGGAAGCATTGATTGTATGCACTAGGAGTGGCGCAATTACTCCTCGGTATATAAAGGCATGTTCACAGGGCGTGGGAAGCATCCATCCATGATACTTGAAGCGGTAGCTTCGCATGACCTTTGGATATGGCATGCATATTTTGGCATGCCAGGCAGCTGCAATGATATTAATGTGCTTCAGAAGTCGCCCGTCTTCTCTGCATATTTGAAAGGCAAAGCAGCTCCGGTATCATTCACCGTTAATGATCACACGTATGACATGGGTTACTATCTTGCTGATGGTATATACCCCAATTGGCTGGCTTTTGTGAAGACCATTTCCCATCCTCTGGATATGAAGGCATCACACTTTGCTAAGGAGCAGGAAAAAGCTCGTAAAGATATTGAGCGTTGTTTTGGTGTCCTTCAGTCTAGGTGGGCTATTGTTCGAGGCCCTGCGTATGGTAGGAATCGTGAACAAATTAGGGACATTTTGACAGCATGCATAATATGATTATTGAGGATGAAGGGAAACTTGCGAAGAACATAGACTATGACAATGTTGGGGTTGGTGCTACTCCATACCAGACCATAACCCAAGAGAGATCAGAGTATATCAATAAGCATCATAAGTTGAAGAATACTACCATCCATAGCCAGTTACAGATGGACCTCATCGAACACCAATGGATGAGGCATGGTTCATCCTAATGGAGCTACTGCAACATGCGTTCAGATTCTTGTTATGAATGTCACTGAAGTCTTTACATATCTGAATTCATTCTTGTTTCAGGAACTGCTAAAGGGGACTAGATCATCTCAATAGGGATTGTCAC
Above is a genomic segment from Miscanthus floridulus cultivar M001 chromosome 3, ASM1932011v1, whole genome shotgun sequence containing:
- the LOC136547127 gene encoding uncharacterized protein, which codes for MAMAGYFGSSMCRTWVMHEEEDEDDFHLIDDDEYLEAVQLLELENAGSSRRIRRSDAPPKQIRQRDHAYGDVRIRADYFGPNPVYSAFQFRRRFRMRAHVFERLVEAIEAADSYFKQKEDAIGRLGLTGLQKAVAAIRILAYGLPVDAVDEYVRIGESTARKALHHFCRAIISVFGEYYLRASNAEDVTRLLKIGEECGFSGMLGSIDCMH